A stretch of Candidatus Poribacteria bacterium DNA encodes these proteins:
- a CDS encoding RNA-guided endonuclease TnpB family protein: MRTYTYKIGKQSNCIRLGNLLDDMWQVHEYFHKWQRQRYQDGLPYANHAAMCEHLTELKRTTHPHWKALPSQAMQEELKRIHLAYEPFFKKLGGRPHIKPRHKFKSLTLKQSGWTLKATRLTLNFRKWEKGKWRHDKVAYTFHKHREFHGNISRITIKRGACGNYWLYLITDFVETEPMPTTGKSVGADFGMKDAYLTLSTGEKIQHPQPLKHSLNKLRTLNKSLSGKEKGSNSWWRCVRQLSRLYRKISNQRKDFHWQLATKLCKKFDTIVLETLNLDGMKRLWGRKVSDLAFYEFVEILRYKCQKHKRHFVQIGQWTPTSKPCSDCGYHKEKLTLNERQWTCPECGSHHDRDINAAINILRAGIAVL; encoded by the coding sequence ATGAGAACCTACACATACAAAATCGGCAAACAATCCAATTGTATCCGGCTTGGCAACCTGCTTGATGATATGTGGCAAGTGCATGAATACTTCCATAAGTGGCAGCGTCAACGGTATCAAGACGGCTTGCCGTATGCGAACCACGCTGCGATGTGTGAACATTTGACTGAGTTGAAACGCACGACGCATCCGCATTGGAAAGCACTGCCGAGTCAAGCGATGCAAGAAGAATTGAAACGGATACATCTTGCCTATGAGCCTTTTTTCAAGAAACTTGGTGGTAGACCGCATATCAAACCGCGTCATAAGTTCAAGTCGTTGACGCTCAAACAATCGGGTTGGACGCTGAAAGCCACTCGTCTCACCCTCAATTTCAGAAAATGGGAGAAAGGGAAATGGCGCCATGATAAAGTGGCGTATACATTTCATAAACACCGCGAGTTTCATGGCAATATCAGTCGTATCACCATCAAGCGCGGTGCTTGTGGTAATTATTGGCTTTATCTCATCACAGACTTTGTAGAAACGGAACCGATGCCGACAACGGGTAAGAGTGTTGGGGCAGACTTCGGTATGAAAGACGCATACTTGACACTTTCGACGGGTGAGAAGATCCAACACCCACAACCGCTGAAACACTCCTTGAACAAATTGCGAACCCTCAACAAGTCGCTTTCGGGAAAAGAAAAAGGTTCTAACAGTTGGTGGCGTTGCGTGAGACAACTCTCCCGGCTCTATCGGAAAATCAGCAACCAACGCAAAGACTTTCACTGGCAACTGGCTACCAAACTCTGTAAAAAGTTTGATACGATTGTGCTTGAAACGTTGAACCTTGATGGCATGAAACGCTTGTGGGGACGCAAAGTCTCCGACCTTGCGTTCTACGAGTTTGTTGAGATATTGCGGTATAAGTGTCAAAAACATAAGCGTCATTTTGTTCAAATCGGGCAATGGACCCCCACCTCTAAACCTTGCTCGGATTGTGGATACCATAAAGAAAAATTAACGCTGAACGAAAGGCAATGGACGTGTCCTGAATGTGGGTCTCACCACGACCGAGACATCAACGCTGCGATAAACATATTGCGGGCAGGGATAGCCGTTCTCTAA
- a CDS encoding LamG domain-containing protein: MFTQIFVTLLFFSSAFLYSTRFSGRLHTFFLLDFFGLLKYDVQQFQIMEDTAVRNLSIFGIICLMIIPVIFATVGDAAIDIKNLVGVWLFDEAKNDMSPDSTDNGNDAELLKGAELVDDGKFDKALSLAGDNQFQIARVESSKSLDSCAEEYTTTTWVKLKKKDKIVLGGCCNDDHAIVNFMYTNLLNIFGPGRGGGHGKVEIGSGQLAPSWVSGPTLVNDDQWHHIAFTYDSKKMIAYVDGKVDAQANTGGVFGLTGQALNIGGMPDQRPGWGLMDDVAVFNTALSEADINEIMDKGLGRLFGFTPVSPKGRLTTVWASVKLER; this comes from the coding sequence ATGTTTACACAGATTTTTGTAACGCTACTATTTTTTAGTTCGGCGTTTCTCTATTCTACCAGATTCAGCGGAAGGCTGCATACATTTTTTCTTCTTGACTTTTTCGGACTATTGAAGTACGATGTCCAGCAATTCCAAATTATGGAGGATACTGCTGTGCGAAACTTATCTATTTTCGGGATAATTTGCTTAATGATTATCCCCGTGATATTTGCGACTGTCGGCGATGCGGCAATTGATATCAAAAATCTCGTTGGCGTATGGCTTTTTGATGAAGCCAAAAACGATATGTCTCCCGATTCTACCGATAACGGTAACGATGCTGAACTGCTTAAAGGTGCCGAATTGGTAGATGATGGAAAATTTGATAAGGCGTTGAGTCTCGCTGGTGATAACCAATTCCAGATTGCAAGAGTCGAGAGTTCAAAAAGTTTGGACAGTTGTGCTGAGGAGTATACCACAACAACGTGGGTGAAACTTAAGAAAAAGGATAAAATCGTTTTGGGTGGTTGTTGTAACGACGACCATGCCATTGTTAATTTCATGTATACCAACCTCTTGAACATCTTTGGACCCGGAAGAGGGGGTGGGCACGGCAAGGTTGAGATTGGCAGTGGCCAGCTCGCACCCTCATGGGTCTCCGGTCCAACGCTCGTCAACGATGACCAGTGGCATCACATCGCCTTCACCTACGATAGCAAGAAGATGATAGCCTATGTAGATGGCAAGGTTGATGCGCAAGCCAATACCGGTGGCGTTTTTGGATTAACAGGACAAGCCCTCAACATTGGCGGTATGCCCGATCAGCGGCCCGGATGGGGACTTATGGACGATGTCGCTGTCTTCAATACCGCTTTAAGCGAAGCCGATATCAATGAGATTATGGACAAAGGACTCGGTCGGCTCTTCGGGTTTACGCCTGTCTCGCCAAAGGGACGTCTAACAACAGTCTGGGCAAGCGTAAAATTGGAACGTTAA
- a CDS encoding Gfo/Idh/MocA family oxidoreductase: MPKYRSAIIGCGGRAYGHANAYQQIPQAELVACANRSDTARCQKFVETFGITGYADAEQMLRTEQPDLVHLVAMPDQWCELIPMVSELGVPACIVEKPIACGVSDWRFLCELEAQTNTKFGVGKQFRWHPGLINCREAVQNGELGDINFLDFSCGMNLAAQGTHIIDWAMSLNNDSPIVRVFGTASGAELLDSDYPAPDTTSCQVLFENRVYGLWNTGWTSPRVTDDPAVHTHCRVTAYSETGYVRFEEFAGWQIVSTERVEKRQTTPDEWRANNDLAQARLTQAMFDWLEDDTRPVETNLKLALHQFNAVLGIYASAISHQPIDLPFEPPDDLDAQLREIVSRS, translated from the coding sequence ATGCCCAAATATCGCAGCGCAATCATCGGCTGTGGCGGTAGAGCCTACGGTCATGCCAATGCCTATCAACAAATTCCGCAAGCCGAGTTAGTCGCGTGTGCCAATCGGTCAGATACAGCCCGATGCCAGAAATTCGTTGAAACCTTTGGTATCACAGGTTATGCCGATGCCGAGCAGATGCTCCGTACAGAACAGCCCGACCTCGTCCACCTCGTCGCTATGCCCGATCAGTGGTGTGAACTCATACCGATGGTCTCTGAACTCGGTGTTCCGGCATGTATTGTCGAAAAACCTATTGCTTGTGGCGTTTCAGACTGGCGTTTTTTGTGTGAATTAGAGGCGCAGACGAATACAAAATTCGGGGTTGGGAAACAGTTCCGTTGGCATCCGGGACTCATTAATTGTCGAGAGGCAGTGCAGAACGGTGAATTAGGGGATATTAACTTTTTAGATTTTTCCTGTGGTATGAACCTCGCTGCCCAAGGCACCCATATCATCGATTGGGCGATGTCCTTAAACAACGATTCCCCTATCGTCAGGGTCTTCGGGACGGCGAGCGGTGCCGAGTTGCTTGATAGTGACTATCCCGCCCCGGACACGACTTCATGTCAAGTTTTGTTTGAAAATAGAGTCTACGGTCTCTGGAACACCGGCTGGACATCACCCCGTGTAACCGACGACCCTGCTGTTCACACACACTGCCGCGTGACAGCTTATAGTGAAACCGGATACGTGCGATTTGAAGAATTCGCTGGATGGCAGATTGTTTCTACCGAGAGGGTAGAGAAGCGTCAAACAACGCCTGATGAATGGCGCGCCAACAACGACCTCGCACAAGCGCGTCTGACACAGGCGATGTTCGACTGGCTTGAAGACGATACCCGTCCAGTCGAAACGAACCTAAAACTTGCATTACACCAGTTCAACGCCGTTTTGGGTATCTATGCGAGTGCGATCTCTCACCAACCGATTGACCTTCCTTTTGAACCCCCAGATGACCTCGACGCGCAACTCCGCGAAATTGTGTCTCGTTCCTGA
- a CDS encoding RNA-guided endonuclease TnpB family protein, whose translation MKTYKYKFGHQSNCIRLGNLLDDMWQVHAYFHKWQRQRYKDRLPYANHAAMCAHLTELKRTTHPHWNALPSQAIQEELKRIHSAYERFFKKLSGRPKIKKRHKFKSFTLKQTGWSLDSNRITVTFRKWENGKWRYDKVPYTFHKHREFHGKISRLTIKRDASGDYWLYLITDFVETKPLSTTGQSVGADFGMKDAYLTLSTGEKLQHPQPLKQSLNKLRSLMKSLSRKVKGSHRWWQCVRQIARLYRKIGNQRKDFHWQLASQLCKKFDKIFIETLNIDGMKRLWGRKVSDLAFHQFVEILRYKCQKHKRLLKEIDQWTPTTKPCSTCGYHNKNLSLSDRQWTCLECGSHHDRDINAAINILRAGIAVT comes from the coding sequence ATGAAAACCTATAAGTATAAATTTGGACATCAATCTAATTGTATACGTCTTGGCAACCTACTTGACGATATGTGGCAGGTTCACGCGTATTTTCATAAGTGGCAGCGTCAACGCTATAAAGATCGGTTGCCGTATGCCAACCATGCTGCGATGTGTGCGCATTTGACAGAGTTGAAACGGACGACTCATCCACATTGGAATGCGTTGCCGAGTCAAGCGATCCAAGAGGAACTGAAACGGATACACTCGGCGTATGAGCGTTTTTTCAAGAAACTCAGCGGTAGACCGAAGATCAAAAAACGTCATAAGTTCAAATCCTTCACGCTGAAACAAACCGGCTGGTCTCTTGACAGCAATCGCATCACAGTGACATTCCGAAAATGGGAAAATGGGAAATGGCGATACGATAAAGTGCCGTATACATTCCATAAGCACCGTGAGTTTCATGGGAAGATCAGTCGCCTCACAATCAAGCGCGACGCTTCTGGTGATTATTGGCTTTATCTGATAACCGACTTTGTAGAAACGAAACCTCTGTCGACAACGGGTCAAAGTGTTGGGGCAGATTTCGGCATGAAAGACGCATACTTGACGCTCAGCACGGGTGAGAAGCTCCAACACCCACAACCTTTGAAACAGTCTTTGAATAAACTTCGGTCTCTCATGAAATCTTTGAGTCGTAAAGTCAAAGGCTCTCATCGTTGGTGGCAATGTGTGAGGCAAATCGCACGTCTCTATCGGAAAATCGGCAATCAACGCAAAGACTTTCACTGGCAACTCGCCTCTCAACTTTGTAAGAAGTTTGATAAAATCTTTATTGAAACGCTGAACATTGACGGCATGAAACGCTTGTGGGGACGTAAAGTTTCCGACCTTGCCTTCCACCAGTTTGTTGAGATATTGAGATATAAGTGTCAAAAACATAAGCGTCTTTTGAAAGAGATTGACCAATGGACACCTACAACAAAACCTTGTAGCACTTGTGGATACCATAATAAAAATCTTTCTCTTTCAGATAGGCAGTGGACGTGTCTCGAATGTGGTTCACACCATGACAGAGACATAAACGCTGCGATAAACATATTGCGGGCGGGGATAGCCGTCACCTGA
- the rpe gene encoding ribulose-phosphate 3-epimerase has protein sequence MPVESPASSKPHIQIAPSVMCADLCNLEADIRELEAAGVGMLHFDLMDAHFVPNMPIGLALIQQLRSKTDSAFDIHLMVENNDFFVDAVAEIGVQQIAVHVESATHLDRTLSVIQASNVKAGAALNPATPFSALDYVLDRLDFVLIMTVNPGFAGQKMVPATLRKIAECRAFLDKHGVDLPIEVDGNVSFENIPKMVSAGADILVGGTSSVFHKSGSRAENIQRTRQAIDLGLAKRFPKNYRGT, from the coding sequence TTGCCTGTTGAAAGCCCAGCATCTTCAAAACCGCACATCCAAATCGCACCATCCGTGATGTGTGCCGATTTGTGCAACTTAGAAGCCGATATTCGAGAATTAGAAGCCGCTGGCGTTGGCATGCTACATTTCGATTTGATGGACGCACATTTCGTCCCGAATATGCCGATTGGACTTGCGCTCATTCAGCAATTACGCTCGAAAACAGACTCTGCTTTTGACATCCATCTCATGGTGGAGAATAACGATTTCTTTGTTGACGCAGTCGCGGAAATTGGCGTTCAACAGATAGCCGTTCACGTTGAATCAGCGACACATCTTGATAGAACGTTATCCGTAATTCAAGCGTCCAACGTCAAAGCAGGTGCTGCGCTGAATCCAGCAACCCCGTTTTCTGCATTGGATTACGTCCTTGACCGACTCGATTTTGTCTTGATTATGACCGTAAATCCCGGGTTTGCAGGGCAGAAGATGGTGCCAGCAACACTCCGAAAAATTGCGGAGTGTCGTGCTTTTTTAGACAAACATGGCGTGGATCTCCCTATTGAAGTTGACGGGAATGTAAGTTTTGAGAATATCCCTAAAATGGTGTCCGCAGGTGCCGATATCTTGGTCGGCGGCACGAGTAGTGTTTTCCACAAGTCGGGTTCACGCGCTGAAAACATCCAACGGACGCGGCAGGCGATTGATTTGGGGCTTGCTAAGAGATTTCCTAAAAACTATCGTGGAACATAG
- a CDS encoding galactitol-1-phosphate 5-dehydrogenase, with product MKFRVISEEFVFALHLERRPDLIVKRMEALVLHGIGDLRLEQVPVPHLADGEVRVRIGFCGVCGSDIPRIFVKGTYSFPTICGHEFAGIVDACGPDVEDFSPGDPVAVFPLLWCGKCSACEQGKYVQCHDYDYLGSRSDGAFAEYVVSPQQNLIPIPQGVTLEEASMTEPAAVALHALRRVQTSLAGKTVAIFGAGPIGLMTAQWARIMGAVEIFLFDIVAEKLRLAKQLGFDKVFNTLAGEPVGVIETHTDGKGAHICIEAAGVPATYQNALGSAGRGGSVVFLGNPATDVTLPATLISQVMRREVSIFGTWNSDYSAAGNDDDWRTVLQAMASGMLTLAPLITHKVPLTDSSDMLHKMRDQREFYAKVLIHPSGADF from the coding sequence ATGAAATTCCGAGTGATTAGCGAGGAATTTGTCTTTGCTTTACATTTGGAGCGGCGACCAGATTTAATAGTTAAAAGAATGGAAGCACTGGTTCTACACGGAATTGGAGATTTACGATTAGAACAAGTTCCCGTGCCGCATCTCGCTGACGGAGAGGTTCGTGTCCGAATCGGTTTCTGTGGGGTCTGCGGTTCGGATATTCCGAGGATTTTTGTCAAAGGCACCTATAGTTTTCCGACGATCTGTGGACATGAATTTGCGGGTATTGTTGACGCGTGTGGTCCCGACGTTGAAGATTTTAGTCCCGGCGATCCTGTTGCCGTCTTTCCACTGCTCTGGTGCGGCAAATGTTCGGCGTGTGAACAAGGAAAGTATGTCCAGTGTCACGACTACGACTATCTCGGTTCGCGAAGTGATGGGGCTTTCGCTGAATATGTCGTCTCGCCCCAGCAAAATTTAATTCCTATTCCGCAAGGCGTAACGCTCGAAGAAGCATCTATGACAGAACCGGCTGCAGTCGCATTACACGCACTCCGTCGAGTTCAAACCTCGCTTGCTGGAAAGACAGTTGCGATCTTTGGTGCCGGACCTATCGGGTTGATGACTGCGCAGTGGGCAAGAATAATGGGCGCAGTGGAAATATTTCTCTTTGATATTGTCGCAGAGAAACTCCGACTGGCGAAACAACTCGGTTTTGATAAGGTATTTAATACTTTAGCTGGGGAACCGGTTGGGGTCATAGAGACACATACTGACGGGAAGGGCGCGCATATCTGTATTGAGGCTGCGGGGGTTCCCGCTACCTATCAGAATGCGCTCGGCAGTGCCGGGCGTGGGGGCAGCGTTGTTTTCCTCGGTAATCCTGCTACGGATGTAACCCTACCTGCGACGCTTATATCGCAGGTAATGCGGCGTGAGGTGAGTATTTTCGGGACTTGGAATTCCGATTATAGTGCCGCAGGCAACGACGATGACTGGCGTACTGTACTTCAAGCAATGGCTTCTGGCATGCTAACGCTCGCGCCCTTGATAACCCATAAAGTACCTTTAACGGATAGTTCCGACATGTTACATAAAATGCGAGACCAGCGTGAATTTTACGCAAAAGTTTTGATCCATCCGTCTGGTGCGGATTTTTAA